In one window of Episyrphus balteatus chromosome 3, idEpiBalt1.1, whole genome shotgun sequence DNA:
- the LOC129913924 gene encoding junctophilin-1, whose product MQQQQQQGDIQNGGGGQAMSGGGGGGALASTNSPPGTYGTSKRAQISGGRFDFEDGGTYCGGWDDGKAHGHGVCTGPKHQGAYAGAWNYGFELSGVYIWPSGSHYEGQWQNGRRHGLGVEQRGRLIYRGEWSKDGHKGRYGVRQSTISTAKYEGTWNVGFQDGYGCETYADGGTYQGQWQEGKRHGYGIRTSAPFGMASHYRPKNIHASMSSLRSNENADPGGKGNNKSEEIRGGFVLTSKSDKLPARRNSLTEKSKKGFLSGLRRKQRSTGDLEKRGTLASGSIRSTMSTASWLSTGSEQSNLTAKSAHTESNASFTIEEEQLDPTVVETYMGEWSKDKRSGYGVAERTDGLKYEGEWYNNKKNGYGVTTFRDGTVEEGKYKNNILITSQKKKHLFVARSRKFRERITASVSSAQRALKMALQRSDIAISRTATASAKAQNADIAAEQARIDCEQAVAMAREFAPDFKPTVLERFEKLRFRERYKLMSSDMIEPNRPSGSSNNPQLMGNQANEAARSVANTASQQPQQQIPNKQPMSAFQQPQQSQQQNKQQQQQQSTTNGRRPSQQQQSDDCPIPSSMYSQQMPVSPQTDLSALVSQQHNRGPGGLHPMHVGGGLPNQSHSNPQMNPAYQFQQQQPPGSNLSNSANFAANEQINNLQQQQMLQLQLQQQHQQQQQLYNQQQQQQSQLAQQQQKQQQQQFEMQHQQQQQMSSQQQSNMQQQQQQQQQMQQQQQYRQDNLNSTQAAGGSGSMIRRNGSSRPPMLGQTNQQSSIDHFDHYKRPPSRDSSVDRYARAASRMSGGYGSRQASVDRQTSNAAPGTSTPTETTTMGNETARPRAGSVFRGATPGPRSATPTGNTGNGTVPTGSGRLSLTGTPSMQRRSTPIKEPQFSTPNQPFEDVLLRQRTLGQDIIPSPSQPKRTESLYVPPKPATPIGGGGGGGKAAGGASGGNKKLKSVPINVTLQRKKSLPDFQELPRATEAMSREEVSALGSARREAVRRQIEMNERLKANPFLYLVSPQVKDWFSRQQLVILVLFANIALGIMFFKMLT is encoded by the exons atgcagcagcaacagcaacaagGCGACATTCAGAATGGTGGTGGTGGTCAGGCTAtgagtggtggtggtggtggtggtgcttTAGCGAGTACCAATTCACCACCAGGAACTTATGGCACAAGTAAACGAGCACAAATAAGTGGAGGACGTTTTGATTTTGAAGACGGAGGAACATATTGTGGTGGTTGGGATGACGGCAAAGCTCATGGCCATGGTGTTTGCACTGGACCCAAGCACCAAGGTGCGTATGCTGGCGCATGGAATTATGGATTTGAATTGTCCGGCGTTTACATTTGGCCAAG tGGATCTCATTACGAAGGCCAATGGCAAAATGGAAGACGTCACGGCCTAGGAGTCGAGCAACGAGGTCGCCTAATATATCGTGGTGAATGGTCAAAAGATGGACACAAGGGTCGCTATGGCGTGCGACAAAGCACAATTTCCACAGCCAAATATGAAGGAACATGGAATGTTGGATTCCAGGATGGTTATGGTTGCGAAACTTATGCCGATGGTG GAACATATCAAGGACAATGGCAAGAAGGCAAACGTCATGGCTATGGCATACGCACATCGGCACCCTTTGGCATGGCATCACATTATCGACCAAAAAATATTCACGCTTCCATGAGCTCTCTACGAAGCAACGAAAATGCTGACCCCGGTGGCAAAGGAAACAATAAATCTGAAGAAATTCGTGGTGGTTTTGTGTTAACTTCAAAGTCTGATAAACTTCCAGCAAGGCGTAATAGTCTGacggaaaaatcaaaaaagggaTTTCTTTCG GGTCTGAGAAGGAAACAAAGAAGTACAGGGGACCTCGAAAAACGTGGTACCTTAGCTTCAGGAAGCATTCGATCAACAATGTCAACTGCTTCTTGGCTCAGTACTGGTTCCGAACAATCAAATTTAACAGCAAA atCTGCTCATACTGAATCAAATGCCAGTTTCACAATTGAAGAAGAACAATTGGATCCAACAGTTGTCGAAACTTACATGGGAGAATGGAGTAAAGACAAGCGTAGCGGTTATGGTGTTGCTGAACGAACTGATGGTTTGAA ATACGAGGGAGAATGGTATAATAACAAGAAAAACGGTTATGGTGTAACAACATTTCGCGACGGTACTGTCGAAGAAggcaaatacaaaaataacatCTTGATAACCAGCCAAAAGAAGAAACATTTATTTGTGGCAAGATCGCGCAAATTCAGAGAGCGAATTACCGCATCGGTTAGTTCGGCACAGAGGGCGCTAAAAATGGCTCTACAACGATCCGATATTGCGATATCAAGAACTGCCACAGCATCAGCCAAAGCCCAAAATGCTGATATTGCTGCAGAACAAGCACGCATTGATTGCGAACAAGCAGTTGCAATGGCGCGTGAATTCGCCCCAGATTTTAAGCCAACTGTTTTGGAACGATTTGAGAAATTACGATTCCGCGAACGATATAAATTAATGTCTAGCGATATGATTGAGCCAAATCGACCTTCGGGCTCATCGAATAATCCTCAATTAATGGGAAATCAAGCAAATGAAGCAGCTCGAAGTGTGGCAAATACCGCTTCGCAGCAGCCGCAGCAACAAATTCCCAATAAACAACCTATGTCAGCATTTCAACAACCACAACAATCACAGCagcaaaataaacaacaacaacaacaacagtccACAACAAATGGCCGTCGGCCATCACAGCAGCAGCAATCGGATGACTGTCCTATTCCCAGTTCCATGTATTCACAACAAATGCCCGTTTCGCCGCAAACCGATTTATCGGCCTTGGTAAGTCAGCAACACAACCGTGGACCGGGCGGACTTCATCCGATGCATGTGGGTGGTGGCCTTCCCAATCAGTCGCATAGCAATCCACAAATGAATCCTGCATATCAATTCCAACAACAACAGCCGCCTGGTAGTAATTTGAGTAACTCAGCAAATTTCGCCGCaaatgaacaaataaataatttgcaaCAGCAACAAATGTTGCAACTACAACtgcaacaacaacatcagcaacagcaacaactGTACaaccaacagcaacaacaacagtcTCAACTAGCTCAGCAACAGCagaaacaacagcaacaacagttTGAAAtgcaacaccaacaacaacaacaaatgagcTCCCAACAACAATCAAATatgcaacaacagcagcaacaacaacagcaaatgcaacaacaacaacagtatCGGCAAGATAATTTAAACAGTACGCAAGCAGCTGGCGGAAGCGGTTCCATGATTAGAAGAAATGGCAGCAGTAGACCGCCAATGCTTGGCCAAACCAATCAGCAATCCTCCATCGACCACTTCGATCACTATAAACGACCTCCGAGTCGCGATTCATCAGTTGACCGATATGCCAGGGCCGCAAGTCGAATGAGTGGTGGCTATGGATCTCGACAGGCGTCTGTCGATCGACAAACAAGCAATGCGGCTCCAGGTACATCGACACCAACTGAAACAACGACAATGGGTAACGAAACTGCTAGACCAAGAGCTGGTTCAGTATTTCGCGGTGCTACCCCTGGTCCACGATCAGCGACACCAACTGGCAACACTGGCAATGGAACAGTGCCAACGGGATCGGGGCGATTATCCCTAACTGGGACACCGAGCATGCAAAGACGTTCCACTCCAATAAAAGAGCCACAATTTTCGACGCCTAATCAACCATTCGAAGACGTTTTACTTCGTCAACGTACTTTAGGACAAGATATCATTCCCTCACCCTCGCAACCAAAACGAACTGAAAGTTTGTATGTACCTCCGAAGCCGGCAACACCAATTGGCGGTGGCGGAGGTGGTGGTAAAGCAGCTGGTGGCGCCAGCGGTGGAAATAAGAAACTTAAg agcGTCCCAATAAATGTGACATTGCAAAGGAAAAAATCATTGCCAGATTTTCAAGAACTGCCACGCGCCACAGAGGCAATGAGCCGCGAAGAAGTATCGGCATTAGGTTCAGCTAGACGGGAAGCTGTCCGAAGGCAAATTGAAATGAATGAAAGGCTTAAAGCGAATCCCTTTTTGTATTTGGTCAGTCCGCAAGTTAAG